A single Mangifera indica cultivar Alphonso chromosome 20, CATAS_Mindica_2.1, whole genome shotgun sequence DNA region contains:
- the LOC123203970 gene encoding RHOMBOID-like protein 12, mitochondrial, producing the protein MQRLQKLRQLASNFLKTPTNTTFSNTFTAFHAKPTIQNPLFTSFSRHPFHTNLLGTSCNTLPMKARTFLFNPLLVQRSFLCLSSAQLRKCLLDCKVLFLKAQLPKRSFHFTPSFRSSGRRSWFHQLTTNDIVLGLIIANVAVFLLWRIADPSFMRKNFTISLDNVLHGRVHTMITSAFSHVDTEHIVSNMIGLYFFGMSIGNTFGPEYLLKLYLAGAIGGSMFFLVYHAFLALSSKKQDMWQKDQSRTAALGASGAVNAIMLLEIFLNPKATIFLDFIIPVPAMLVGVFLIGKDMLRIIEGNSNISGSAHLGGAVVAALAWARIRRRLF; encoded by the exons atgcagAGGCTTCAAAAACTAAGGCAACTTGCCTCCAATTTCCTCAAAACACCCACAAACACCACCTTCTCCAACACTTTTACCGCTTTTCACGCAAAACCCACCATCCAAAACCCTCTTTTCACCTCTTTCTCAAGACACCCGTTTCACACTAATCTTTTAGGGACCTCGTGCAACACTCTGCCAATGAAAGCTCGCACCTTTCTCTTTAACCCATTACTTGTGCAGCGCTCTTTTCTGTGTTTATCAAGTGCCCAGTTGAGGAAATGTTTGCTTGATTGTAAAGTTTTGTTCTTGAAGGCTCAGTTACCAAAACGAAGTTTTCACTTCACTCCGAGTTTTCGTTCTTCTGGCCG GAGGTCATGGTTCCACCAACTAACTACTAATGACATTGTTTTGGGGTTGATTATAGCTAATGTTGCTGTTTTTTTATTATGGCGAATTGCAGATCCAAGTTTTATGAGGAAAAACTTTACT ATTTCTTTAGACAATGTTCTACATGGGCGTGTGCACACAATGATAACTTCTGCATTCAGTCATGTTGATACGGAGCACATTGTATCGAACATGATTGGACTTTACTTCTTTGGGATGAGT ATTGGAAACACTTTTGGACCAGAATATTTGCTGAAGCTGTATTTAGCTGGGGCTATTGGTGGCTCAATGTTCTTTTTAGTGTACCATGCGTTTTTGGCTTTGTCATCAAAG AAGCAAGATATGTGGCAGAAGGACCAATCCAGGACTGCTGCGTTG GGGGCAAGTGGAGCTGTAAATGCTATCATGCTGCTTGAGATATTCCTGAATCCAAAGGCTACTATCTTTCTTGATTTTATCATACCTGTGCCTGCCATGTTAGTG GGAGTCTTTCTAATCGGGAAGGATATGTTGAGGATAATAGAG GGAAATAGTAATATCTCAGGATCGGCTCATCTAGGAGGTGCCGTAGTTGCAGCTTTGGCATGGGCTCGAATTCGAAGGAGACTATTCTAA